A window of the Candidatus Neomarinimicrobiota bacterium genome harbors these coding sequences:
- the tadA gene encoding Flp pilus assembly complex ATPase component TadA, protein MDTAQIENAKAILKPLIEQMPGTLYGLEMQIYIGGVVNDLDDDKKLTLRKLIDSIVLRMVDMDASDVDMGSLGCRGKIWYRVQGSKNPDPEAGEYTELEMNFLLLNIIMEQQRTMLMKDRNMDFSYSIGSGDDHIRLRGDMYFDIGHIGLNMRLIGSTIRPFSGFDFHPEVAKALSLKYVKQGLVLITGITGSGKSSTLDSIIDANNRSVDAHMVILGSPIEHIHESVRCIIRHREVGADVLSFKEGAIQALRQDPDIIVIGEMRDPETIITGLEITDSGHKVFSTLHTSSAVESIDRIIGEVPSEVQGRIRERLADVLTVVISQKLVKTLDNKRVMAKEVLLVTPSIRAAIKNNNLDEIYQMLQQGQKLGMITMEQDLKRLYESKKISYEEALNNANLKKRFKEIVQFSPNA, encoded by the coding sequence ATGGATACAGCTCAAATTGAAAATGCAAAAGCGATCTTAAAACCTTTAATCGAGCAGATGCCCGGTACTCTTTATGGGCTTGAGATGCAGATATATATAGGTGGAGTCGTAAATGATCTGGATGATGATAAAAAGTTGACTCTGAGAAAGCTTATAGATTCTATTGTTCTCAGGATGGTGGATATGGACGCCTCCGATGTTGATATGGGCTCGCTCGGTTGCAGAGGAAAGATCTGGTACCGGGTGCAGGGTTCAAAGAATCCGGATCCCGAGGCGGGCGAGTACACAGAGCTGGAGATGAATTTCCTTCTTTTGAATATCATCATGGAACAGCAGCGTACAATGCTGATGAAAGACAGAAATATGGACTTCTCTTATTCAATCGGCAGCGGAGACGACCATATACGGTTAAGGGGAGATATGTACTTTGATATCGGACATATCGGCTTAAATATGCGTTTAATCGGGTCAACGATACGACCGTTTTCAGGATTCGATTTTCACCCGGAAGTCGCCAAAGCTTTAAGTCTCAAATACGTCAAACAAGGACTTGTCCTAATAACCGGAATTACGGGATCGGGCAAAAGTTCGACTCTTGATTCGATCATTGATGCAAACAATCGCAGCGTAGATGCGCACATGGTGATATTAGGAAGCCCGATAGAACATATTCATGAATCCGTTAGATGCATCATACGGCACAGAGAGGTAGGCGCGGACGTTCTCTCGTTCAAGGAAGGCGCAATTCAAGCGCTGAGGCAGGACCCGGACATTATAGTGATAGGAGAGATGCGTGACCCCGAGACAATTATCACGGGACTTGAGATCACCGATAGTGGTCATAAAGTATTTTCCACCCTTCATACATCTTCCGCGGTTGAAAGCATCGACAGGATAATCGGCGAAGTGCCTTCAGAGGTACAAGGGCGAATACGGGAAAGACTGGCTGACGTTTTGACGGTAGTTATTTCGCAAAAACTTGTAAAAACACTTGATAATAAAAGAGTAATGGCAAAAGAGGTACTTCTCGTGACTCCCTCCATCAGGGCGGCTATAAAAAACAATAACCTGGATGAAATCTACCAGATGCTGCAACAGGGTCAGAAGTTGGGTATGATAACCATGGAGCAGGATCTGAAGAGGCTTTACGAATCGAAAAAAATATCTTACGAGGAAGCTCTCAATAACGCGAATTTAAAAAAACGTTTCAAGGAGATAGTTCAGTTTTCGCCTAACGCCTGA
- a CDS encoding tetratricopeptide repeat protein gives MPAPKKVFSIYLDVKRELKTVFASVSGGKIRVEGFDHAMMVTSLKQEVEEFEDLPEGEPGIEAAEEVFGIADEAVEISDETLFEEGEDTGEVEAMEDIDETEDQGELTNEDVLLSLVQRVDAKKFNYAINIPASLLSVFHLRENYKELKPKVQKTEIRSVVRERLAKDIPNDHIAYIMDDKEGAISFSYEGNIPLLTAIDGITPHLDARPKYSLAVPDEISLQNIIRLNEEPGEDDYIAIIDMEETTTRIIISKGGDIVHIPPPVQGGTETPEVMNTIYSKILYEQDMGNMPDFQKIILTGEARDVNAREFLNEKFGEVDVEYLTIKTDKIELPDELVEDLPEYAVPLGMALTALLPKNERILPVNMLPDYVVTRQRTLKIEWHGMIVLLLIFTTPFYINWQYQKKSALKLERTQRINHLNTSIIDLEWAEPLVDNLAKRMTLADENMALIDSLAKGTLRFSVTLNKINKAILKVNNLWLTDLTSRGEAINISGFSLYRNRIHRLADEFVGANIQSVTPARIRNKPVYRFQMILDKIVDDEALFDPVVIIPELEPEPEPEPEIPVVEEVLIVEEPVVVVPEETLAVEVAPEDTMVMPLYEAMDLPPGAILPDTLYGQLFTVETPPDYYEEMDSLFAEEQLYDTVIVSQEDTLPEETSLSADTSNLFDFDRMIYVDKQNLPLLYSEAYGHYINSEYYAAMEIFIAIADVRLKDSLTDNAQYWVGECLLALDMPDQAIIALERLFELYPESNKIEPGQLLLGKAYAEVGRLTDALQVLNLMLETNPEGEFAPKARYLLKTLSKQG, from the coding sequence ATGCCCGCCCCTAAAAAAGTATTCAGTATTTACCTGGACGTCAAACGAGAGTTGAAGACCGTCTTTGCTTCAGTTTCAGGAGGTAAAATTAGGGTTGAGGGGTTCGATCATGCTATGATGGTCACCTCATTGAAGCAAGAGGTGGAGGAATTTGAGGATCTCCCCGAAGGTGAACCGGGAATTGAAGCAGCTGAAGAGGTGTTTGGAATAGCTGATGAAGCTGTAGAGATTTCCGATGAAACGCTCTTTGAAGAGGGAGAAGACACCGGCGAAGTTGAAGCTATGGAAGATATTGACGAAACAGAGGATCAGGGCGAGCTTACAAATGAAGATGTCTTACTCTCTCTGGTTCAGAGAGTAGACGCAAAAAAATTCAATTATGCGATCAACATACCCGCTTCGCTTCTCTCGGTATTTCACCTGAGGGAGAACTACAAAGAATTAAAACCAAAGGTTCAGAAAACAGAAATACGATCGGTAGTACGAGAAAGGCTCGCTAAAGACATTCCGAATGATCATATAGCATACATAATGGATGATAAGGAAGGTGCGATCTCATTTTCCTATGAAGGGAATATCCCCCTTCTCACAGCAATAGATGGAATTACCCCACACCTTGATGCGAGACCAAAATATAGCCTGGCGGTTCCCGATGAAATATCGCTTCAGAATATAATCAGGTTAAACGAAGAACCCGGAGAAGATGATTATATAGCTATTATAGACATGGAGGAGACAACTACAAGGATTATCATATCGAAAGGGGGAGACATAGTTCACATCCCGCCTCCCGTACAGGGAGGTACCGAAACACCTGAGGTGATGAATACTATCTACAGCAAAATCCTCTACGAACAGGATATGGGTAACATGCCCGATTTCCAAAAGATCATCCTCACAGGCGAGGCCAGGGACGTTAACGCAAGAGAATTCTTAAACGAAAAATTCGGCGAAGTCGACGTCGAATATCTGACCATCAAAACGGACAAAATAGAATTGCCCGATGAATTAGTGGAAGATTTACCGGAATACGCCGTTCCGCTCGGGATGGCATTAACCGCACTGCTGCCTAAAAATGAGCGCATTCTTCCCGTCAATATGCTCCCGGATTATGTTGTAACCCGGCAGCGGACATTAAAAATCGAATGGCACGGAATGATAGTTCTTTTACTGATATTTACGACACCATTCTACATCAACTGGCAATATCAGAAAAAATCCGCATTGAAATTAGAACGGACACAGCGTATCAATCATCTGAATACTTCAATAATCGATCTTGAATGGGCAGAACCGTTAGTGGACAACCTTGCCAAAAGGATGACGTTAGCGGATGAAAACATGGCCCTGATAGACTCGCTCGCAAAGGGAACGCTTAGGTTTTCGGTTACTTTAAATAAAATTAACAAAGCAATACTCAAAGTAAATAACCTCTGGCTGACCGATTTAACATCAAGGGGGGAGGCGATAAATATTTCCGGGTTCAGCCTCTATAGAAACAGGATACACAGATTAGCGGATGAATTTGTAGGCGCTAATATCCAAAGCGTAACCCCGGCAAGAATCCGTAATAAACCTGTTTACCGCTTCCAAATGATTCTTGATAAAATTGTGGATGACGAAGCCCTCTTTGATCCGGTCGTTATTATACCTGAGCTTGAACCCGAGCCGGAACCCGAGCCGGAAATTCCCGTTGTGGAAGAGGTATTGATAGTGGAGGAACCTGTGGTCGTCGTTCCCGAGGAAACTTTAGCGGTAGAGGTAGCTCCGGAAGATACGATGGTCATGCCCTTGTATGAGGCAATGGATTTACCTCCGGGCGCGATATTGCCTGATACTCTCTATGGACAACTTTTTACGGTAGAAACGCCTCCCGACTACTACGAGGAAATGGACTCACTCTTTGCCGAAGAACAGCTGTACGATACGGTGATAGTCTCGCAGGAAGATACTCTTCCGGAAGAGACGTCATTATCAGCTGATACATCGAATCTGTTCGATTTCGACAGGATGATCTATGTTGATAAACAAAACTTACCTCTTCTTTACAGCGAAGCGTACGGGCACTACATTAACTCGGAATATTATGCGGCTATGGAAATATTTATTGCCATAGCGGACGTGCGGTTGAAAGATTCGCTGACCGATAATGCTCAGTACTGGGTAGGGGAGTGCCTGCTTGCTCTTGATATGCCGGACCAGGCAATCATAGCTCTTGAGCGACTATTCGAACTTTACCCGGAATCAAACAAGATAGAGCCGGGTCAGCTGCTTTTGGGAAAAGCCTATGCGGAAGTTGGAAGATTAACGGATGCTTTGCAAGTTCTGAATCTTATGCTTGAAACTAACCCTGAAGGTGAATTTGCTCCAAAAGCAAGGTATCTATTGAAAACTCTTAGCAAACAGGGATAA